In a genomic window of Ipomoea triloba cultivar NCNSP0323 chromosome 3, ASM357664v1:
- the LOC116011702 gene encoding uncharacterized protein LOC116011702 yields MSGAQGAQPKESRTATTYESVPQEENKTRLDIRSREDERGIEVDKIQDKVKDAAGKGGPVFGAGKEDHKDDLGLTGTG; encoded by the coding sequence ATGTCAGGAGCACAAGGAGCGCAGCCAAAGGAGTCGAGAACCGCAACAACGTACGAGTCGGTTCCGCAGGAAGAGAACAAGACGCGACTCGACATCCGGTCCCGCGAGGACGAGAGGGGAATTGAGGTCGACAAGATTCAGGACAAGGTTAAAGATGCCGCCGGCAAAGGAGGTCCGGTTTTCGGCGCCGGTAAGGAAGACCACAAGGACGACCTCGGCCTCACCGGCACCGGCTAA